One Fuerstiella marisgermanici DNA window includes the following coding sequences:
- a CDS encoding CRTAC1 family protein: MPESTGAGVALLDIDNDSLLDLYFINSGPSPGVHRSLPVSLPTCNRMFRQTATATFEDVTAKSGLGDTGYGGGVAVGDVDNDGRPDIYVTNYGQDCLFKNNGDGTFVDIATMSGIIEQEWGTCAAMFDYDRDGWLDIFVVNYTADPEHHHSVSCGFQHGMVSYCGPHKFTPTVDRIYHNEGLSSNTQSVNFRDVTDDAGLGAVTTFGFGVICADLTGDHWPDIFVANDGDANRLWVNGGDGKFTEEATLRGVAYNKHGMPEGGMGVALGDVNGDLHPDLAVSHLSGETTTIYEGNQSGLYMDATENSGVDTASRRHTGWGMALADLNLNGRLDMPLVHGLVIPCHSGFPFHGEDHFQVRDDVITDAEGYWSWYADDNMLLMGQADGSYVNSPRQGGDFCSVLASGRGLGLGDIDEDGDLDMVVTNCGGQSRLYRNDLKRVGNWLIIRVLTGNPGRNAIGAEVVVNSAGRSWSSALVPQTSYLCSHDQRVHFGLGDVDSVDSVTVVWPDGPPESSREVFHGFSTNRVITLRRGEGSPYQKDIP, from the coding sequence ATGCCGGAATCAACGGGAGCCGGCGTAGCCCTGCTGGACATCGACAACGACAGCCTTCTGGATTTGTATTTCATTAATAGTGGGCCATCTCCCGGCGTTCATCGCTCACTGCCGGTCAGCCTTCCAACATGCAATCGAATGTTTCGGCAAACAGCAACCGCTACATTCGAAGACGTTACTGCAAAATCCGGGTTGGGCGACACTGGATACGGTGGAGGAGTTGCGGTTGGCGACGTCGATAACGATGGCCGTCCGGATATCTACGTGACTAACTATGGGCAGGATTGCCTGTTTAAAAACAATGGTGACGGAACCTTCGTGGATATCGCGACGATGAGCGGCATTATCGAACAGGAATGGGGCACCTGCGCCGCGATGTTTGACTACGACCGCGATGGCTGGCTGGATATCTTCGTTGTGAACTACACGGCTGATCCGGAACATCACCATTCTGTCTCATGTGGTTTTCAGCATGGCATGGTCAGCTACTGCGGACCTCACAAATTTACACCCACTGTTGATCGCATCTACCACAATGAAGGACTGTCATCGAATACCCAATCTGTCAACTTTCGAGACGTCACGGACGACGCCGGTCTAGGTGCAGTGACAACTTTTGGGTTTGGTGTGATCTGCGCAGATCTTACAGGGGATCACTGGCCTGACATTTTTGTGGCGAATGACGGTGATGCAAATCGACTTTGGGTTAACGGAGGTGACGGAAAATTCACTGAGGAGGCGACGCTTCGAGGCGTTGCCTACAACAAGCACGGGATGCCGGAAGGTGGTATGGGAGTCGCACTTGGCGATGTCAACGGAGACCTGCATCCGGATCTGGCCGTGTCTCACCTTTCTGGTGAAACGACCACGATCTACGAAGGCAATCAAAGCGGTCTGTACATGGACGCGACTGAGAATTCGGGGGTTGATACGGCATCCAGGCGGCACACCGGCTGGGGAATGGCACTCGCAGACCTAAATTTGAACGGCCGACTGGATATGCCCCTTGTGCATGGATTGGTGATACCGTGCCATTCCGGATTTCCGTTTCATGGTGAGGATCACTTTCAGGTCAGAGACGACGTGATCACCGATGCAGAAGGCTATTGGTCATGGTACGCAGACGACAACATGTTGCTGATGGGACAGGCCGATGGTTCCTACGTAAACTCTCCACGGCAGGGCGGTGATTTCTGTTCCGTGCTGGCTTCGGGGCGGGGGCTCGGTTTGGGAGACATTGATGAGGACGGCGATTTGGATATGGTTGTCACCAACTGCGGCGGACAATCACGCCTTTACCGAAATGATCTGAAGCGGGTGGGAAACTGGCTGATAATCAGAGTTTTGACAGGCAACCCTGGTCGCAATGCTATCGGCGCTGAAGTAGTGGTCAATTCAGCAGGGCGTTCCTGGTCGTCCGCACTTGTTCCCCAAACCAGCTATCTTTGCAGTCACGATCAGCGGGTGCACTTCGGACTGGGGGACGTTGACTCCGTCGACTCAGTAACCGTAGTCTGGCCGGACGGTCCCCCGGAATCCAGTCGAGAAGTGTTTCACGGTTTTTCGACCAATCGCGTCATAACTCTCCGTCGCGGAGAAGGCAGTCCGTACCAGAAAGACATTCCATGA
- a CDS encoding ammonium transporter yields MILNWSNEFGAAGVAIYGLVTLLLLVTLVPGTILVIGGLTGTPRRKHSVGCWLCFFSVSSLSWFLLVYSLAFASTFDPNEPKAVAGAPMGMSEMIEQNVNTVDRRHLMGRGGFIGNLDFAFFRTLSPQGNSDQPMFSSRRPFHQIPHALFQVYQLAIYLAATGAMAVAFLTRWSWLRSGTAALAWGAVVYAPLVHWLWGDGWLSMQGAFDFGGGMFFLIVGCSLAATLKAETPAYPSVTNSPPASGDQCIRAAAITLLLAGATLLNTTFSLPVPGVQAVALFNGVSSVATACAVWCGLSRLTQSGISNNTGIHGAIAGLSVACGASGVIVPVSGLIVALAGASLGFGISALAARLPQHRGAIICLACMASPAAVGLLATGIFGHENYGVRHWNGATIFGLAEGNMSQLPAQVLMVGVVAASAFAGSYVTRFIGQRLSRQ; encoded by the coding sequence ATGATTTTGAATTGGAGCAATGAATTTGGAGCGGCTGGTGTCGCGATCTACGGACTTGTCACGTTGCTTCTGCTGGTAACGCTCGTGCCCGGCACGATTCTGGTCATAGGTGGACTTACCGGCACACCCCGAAGAAAACACAGTGTCGGGTGCTGGTTGTGCTTTTTTTCCGTGTCGAGTCTCTCTTGGTTTCTGCTGGTGTATAGTCTGGCATTTGCGTCCACGTTTGATCCCAATGAACCGAAAGCGGTGGCAGGCGCGCCAATGGGGATGAGCGAAATGATCGAACAGAATGTAAACACCGTGGACCGACGGCATTTAATGGGCCGTGGCGGGTTCATCGGGAATCTGGATTTCGCTTTCTTTCGAACGTTGTCCCCGCAGGGAAACTCAGACCAGCCAATGTTTTCCTCCCGGCGCCCGTTTCACCAAATCCCGCACGCACTGTTTCAGGTATACCAACTCGCCATTTACCTGGCAGCGACTGGCGCGATGGCGGTCGCGTTTCTCACGCGGTGGTCGTGGCTTAGATCTGGAACTGCTGCACTTGCCTGGGGAGCGGTCGTTTATGCACCGCTGGTGCACTGGCTATGGGGTGATGGCTGGCTGAGTATGCAAGGCGCTTTCGATTTCGGGGGCGGGATGTTCTTCCTGATCGTCGGCTGTTCGCTTGCCGCGACATTGAAAGCAGAAACTCCAGCTTATCCATCAGTGACGAATTCACCGCCTGCCAGTGGCGACCAATGCATTCGTGCGGCAGCAATCACTTTGCTACTGGCGGGGGCGACGTTACTGAATACCACGTTCAGCCTGCCAGTGCCAGGCGTGCAGGCAGTCGCGTTGTTTAACGGTGTATCGTCCGTCGCGACCGCGTGTGCAGTATGGTGCGGTTTGTCCAGGCTCACTCAATCGGGGATTTCAAATAACACCGGCATACATGGTGCCATCGCAGGGCTTAGTGTGGCCTGCGGGGCTTCTGGCGTGATCGTCCCAGTCTCCGGCTTGATTGTTGCGTTGGCCGGTGCCTCACTTGGTTTCGGCATTTCAGCGCTTGCGGCCAGGTTGCCGCAGCACAGAGGTGCAATCATTTGCCTTGCCTGCATGGCATCACCGGCGGCGGTTGGGTTGCTCGCCACCGGGATCTTTGGCCATGAGAATTACGGAGTTCGCCACTGGAACGGGGCGACCATTTTCGGGCTTGCGGAGGGGAACATGTCTCAGTTGCCTGCTCAGGTACTAATGGTCGGCGTCGTTGCTGCGTCGGCTTTCGCGGGATCATATGTTACCCGCTTCATCGGACAACGCCTTTCCCGACAATGA